The Sandaracinus amylolyticus genomic interval GATGCGTCGTACCGACGGGGGCGGTGCTCCGCTGGCAACGTTGCCGCCATCGTTCGCGACGCACTCGGGTACGTCGTGCGCGTCGGAGTGACGCGTGCCTCCGCTCGCACTGCGAGCCGCCAGCGCGAGGTCGGGCAGCTGCCCGCGCAGAATCGTGCGGCTGTCGCGCTTCTCGACGAGTAGGAAGCGCTCGCGGACGAGCTCGGCGACTGCCTGGCAGATGCGCCGACGCTCCTTCGGGTGCGCGGCAGTCAGACGGCACACGACCGCCGTGTGGTCCTCGGAGCCGCAGTCGATCTCGCCGTCGTCGTCGAGCGCACGGAGGATCTCGTCTCCGACGCCGCGCGTGATCAGCGGCAGGCGCTTCCATGCGGTCGGAGGATTGGAGAGGAGCTTGCGCCAGATGAAAGACATACGTCCTGTTGCTCGGGTGAGGGTCGATTCGGGCGCACGTCCGCCGATCTCGCTCCGCCGGTCGGGGCGAGTCGGGTCGCGCGATCACAGTCCGCGTGCGGTTCGGGTCAGCTCGGCTGTTCGGGCTCGAGCTCGCCGGTCGGAAGGACCGGGACGCGTGAGGACGCCGGGACGTCGACGTCGGCGTAACAGAGCTTCTGTGCGTGCCCGGTCGTGTCACTGATGTAGCGAGCGTCCGCTCGTGCGCGCTCGAACGCGGCCGCTTGCTCGCGCAGAGCGATGACGAGGTGGCAGCTCACCTCATCCTCGGCCTGTCCATGTCGATGCGTGCGACCGAGGAGCTGCTCCCAAGTCGCACCGACGGTCGGCGGGCTCGTGACGAGGTTCGTGCTCCATGCCTGTAGGTTCCGACCTTCGGCGTTGGCCTCGATTGAGCAGACGAGCGGCTTGCCCGGCGAGTGATCGAGAATCGATCGACCCGTCCGATCGAGTCCGCCGCGTCCGAAGAACGGCACGCCGGCGAGCTCGGCAACGCGCGCACCGAAGTCGACGTGCTCGACCCATGCGATGCCGCCGTCACCGTCATCACGTCGGCCGTGAAGCCAGCTCGCGCACCGGCGGGCGACTCGCTCCGAGAGCCACACAGCTCGTGTCTGCGGCTTGTACGTCGGCCGCAGGCGCTGCCACGCCGCAAGGTCCGCTGCGTACTCGGGGAAGCTGCCTGCGGCGATCGCGCGCGTGACCTGCGCCTCGGAGTCGAGCGTGGGGTCGCGACGCAAGACCTCGCGCACGACGCGCGACCAGACACGACGCGCCTCGAGCCAATCGTCCGGGGGCGCGGGATCCCACCGGTACCAGAAGCCGAGCGCGAGCTCGCGCAGGTGGCGCCAGACCTCGAGCGCGTTGAGGACCGGCTCCCCATCGGGCCGCTCCCACCGACGCAGCGCCTCGACTGCGTGCACGACTTCGGGCACCGCGATCAGCTCTGCGTCTATCCGCAGGCTCGCACCGAGCGCGCTCTCGACGGATGCGACGACACCCGGCGTCTCGACGAGCCGCCGCCGGTACGCGCGACGGACAGCGCGCACCTCGTCCACGCCGAGCTCGGCGAGCTCGTCGGGCAACTCGCAAAGCCGTCGGAGCGCGCCGACGCGCGGCGGCTCATCGGTGCCGGGGCGCTCGTCGAGGATCTCGCTCCACGCAAGGCGCGTCTCAAGGTCGCGCGGTGTCGGGTTCGCGCCCTTCAGCGCCCATTTTGCGATGTGCGCGTAGTCGAGGATCGATCGCTTGGTGATCGTCCCGCTCATCGCGATGAGGCGCGTGCGCGGGTACTTGTCGAAGTACCGCTTCACGCGGCGCGTCACCGCAGCGCGCGAGTTCTTCAGCTTGTGGCACTCGTCCGCGACGATGAGGTCGGGGCGGATCTGCTCGAGGAGATCACTCGCGTGCGCGCGCCCGAGGAGCTCGTAGCTGACGATGCGCACGTACGACGGAACGAGCCAGTGGGCTCGGTACGCGCGCAGCTCGCGCCGTGTCTTCTCGACGAGCTTCGCCGGCACGAGCAGGAGCGGGGCTTCGGCGGCCCCGACGACTGGCGCGAGGAGCGAGATCAGCGTCTTGCCCTCACCGACGCCAAGCGGCGCGAGCGCGCCGCCGTAGTCGTGCAGATCGCAGAGCACGGCGGTCTGCGCGGGGCGCAGCGTCTGGGTGCCCCCCTCGGTGCGTAGGCGAACCGAGAGGTCAGTCGCCAGACTGCTTGCGCGCTCGAGCCAGCGCCTGCGCGGCAGTCGAAGAATGCGATCGAGCTCAGCGCTCGATCTCACGCCCTCGGCTGCATCGACATCGTTCCTGGCTTCGGCGGCCGACATCGCTCTCGCTCCGTGTAGCGCTCGATCTCGCCCGCGCGCACGCGTGACTGGGCATCTCCGCGCGTGCGCAGTCGACGCCGGCCGGACGTCGGGCCGCCCGGCGCATGAAAACCGTTTTTCGCAGGCGAGCCGACGTGACCGCAGTCGGCCCGAATTCGTTGCTGCCGACGGAGATCGTCTTCGCTCAGCCGAGCACCTCGAAGACGCGCGAATCGGCGACCTGGTGCGCCGGAACTTCCCAGCCCACCGGGACATTGACGCTCGCATCGAGCGTCACCCAACGCCGCGGCGCGTCCTTCGGAATGCCGCCCTGCACGTAGATGTGATTCCACGACCGGCTGTCGCGCGTGCGCACGACCTTGAACCGGCAGGGAACGCCGATGGCCATGAGCGACGCACATGCGAGCGAGCTGTAGTCGTCGCAGTCGCCCGCCCTCATCTCGAGCGTTCGGCGCGGCGTGGCATACGTATCGACGCCGAGGACGTCGCTGGTGTAGCGGACGTCGCGGCGCAGGCCCTCGAAGATGGCGCGGATCTCCGCGGCGGTATCCTTCTCGGGCACGCACCACGTTTGCCCGCATCGCCGCGTCACCTGAGCGCGCGCCCACCGGATGACCTTCGGGTCGATGCGGCCGCGCTTTGCGCGGTCCCGGATCGCATTGATGCGCTCCTCGAGGCTCTTCACCTCACGAAGCTCGAGCGCCATCCCTCCACGCGCAACGCGGCCCACCGAACGTCCGGCGTGTCCGCGCGGGCCCGGGTCCCTCTCGACGCGCGCGCCGCGCATGCCGTACTGCACGCGGCGAGCGCCCTTCTGGAAGGCGCTCGCGCCGAGCAGCATCCCCGCCACGCCCACCGCGATCTCACCGAGGTTCACGATCGCAGCCTACCGAGCGCCGCACGTACGGGCTCATCCGTCGAGGTGCTCGTCGAGCTCGAGCTCGCCCACGTCCTCATCGCTCGCGCTCGATGCGCGTTCGTCGAGCGGCGGTTCGCGGCGCTCTTCCGGCCTGCTCGTTTCGTTCGAAGGCGTCGCGGTGTGCTGCGCCGGCGATCCCGATGACGAACCTCCAAGGCGTGCGGCGCCCACCATGCGCGCGACCTCCTCGTGAACCTGCTGCCAGTGCTCACCGAAGGCTGCGACGGCTTCCCGCGCCGCCGCGCCCGAGACGAAGCGGTGCTTCGTGAGCAGCGCAAACCAGTTGGTGAGCGCACGAAGCGCGTCGTCTCGTCGACCGTCCGCGGCGAGCTGCAGCAGCTCGCTGACGAACGGCCGCCACTGCGCCGTGGGATAGAGCGTCATGAGCGCTCCGATCGTCGCCGCGATCCGCTGTTCGGCGCTCTCGGCCCGCTCGAGCTCGCCGAGCTTCGGTCGGAGCTCCTCGGGCAGATAGATCCGCGGCTCCGCCGCACGCGGCGCGAGCGTCGTAGCGCCACCTTGCTTGTCGACGGCCGGCGGGAGCGCGCGCTCGGCGCTGGCGGCGATATCCTGAGCGCCACG includes:
- a CDS encoding transglutaminase-like domain-containing protein, which translates into the protein MNLGEIAVGVAGMLLGASAFQKGARRVQYGMRGARVERDPGPRGHAGRSVGRVARGGMALELREVKSLEERINAIRDRAKRGRIDPKVIRWARAQVTRRCGQTWCVPEKDTAAEIRAIFEGLRRDVRYTSDVLGVDTYATPRRTLEMRAGDCDDYSSLACASLMAIGVPCRFKVVRTRDSRSWNHIYVQGGIPKDAPRRWVTLDASVNVPVGWEVPAHQVADSRVFEVLG